The segment CCATGGAATTAGTTGAGGTGCACTGGTTTGGACTCCACAGTCATCAatagaaaaaatttcaaaaatatttcaataatcaTGGGTGTGATCTAGTGGTCAATGAAATGAAACAAATTATATGATCTCCCAATTAAATTTTAGTGAAGgcaagaaacaattttttttttatcgaaAGATTAACCTGATATATATGTTGATAGAAGATGACATATACCCAATGAAATAGTTAAGGTACGGCAAGCTGGCCAGTACACcactattataatttttttttaaatgtaagaATGATTTTTGATTGGTAAAAGAGCAAGAATATTCTATTTGCTATtgtaatatttatattcttttgaaCGCAAGTTTCATATTCTGACAGGGTGTGTGTTATTTCAGGAATTTATGATAAAAaccctttaatttttattactcCAGTAtggaaaataattgattttgagAACTTTTCAAAAAACAAGCTTTTATCACATGAAAACATGTTAGCTACGTATCAACTTTGATGCTTCTTTAAGCGTTCCTCTGAACTTTCGAATTTGCTTGACTAGAAAGTTAgcattgaatttttaaattggtGTCTTGACAAGTACTCTTTGACCTTTTCTCCTGTCACAAAGGTAAGTtctataattttcttatatgtaatgtttaatatattttgtgttGTATGGTAGATACGATGTTTGGTTAgactgtattgtttgttgttgtttaataacattttaattgtttggtttggtaGTATCGtactatattataatttataaatattcttaattatgctagggtaggaggtttgactaaattcaaataattaaagtaaaactaagggtaaaatagtatttagaAATActatgtaaagatataattaaaaaaaaaagaaattaagtaataaTTGGAACACACCAAATcgttgttccataaaatagggTTTTTCATTGTTTAGTAACAACCAAATttaacaattcaatacaatacattttaaatagcaatcaaaacaaacattgtaaGTATAGTAacgatataatataatataatggataacaatgatccaaatatAGCGTAAAAgacaaaaaagggaaaaaaccaACTCTTTCTTCACGTACCATTAAAAATATTGTCATATCTTTAATGAATAATTAGTTTgccaaaaagaagaaacaaagagaaaaaacaaGTGTAAAGTAGCTATCAACGAGCACAAACAAGTCACTCATTATTTTCGTATTTCTAGCTCTTATATTCTCGTACAAACAATTAAATTCTTTTTCGTATGATTCCAAatgtaaacaaataaataatccTATCTAAAATTGAATAGGTCCATTCTTTCTTAGTCTATGCCAAAAATGATGTACACgattaaaagaaaagattaaaaaaaattagtgcacTTTCTGATGAAAAGCGGATAACAGGGCattatttgaaatcaaattaatttaaagttacatgcaatttttcattttttatattttaaattaatttatttttttcatttcgcAAGTTGTGAAAtctatcaaaattttctttaactcTTATATAATACTACAAAAATAAGCAAACTATAGTTCATGATCAAGATATATTAGAATGTCTTAAGGTGTCACATCGATAAATCACTTATTTCATGTTCCTTTTATAAATAAACATTTGCAATTATAAACTTTCaaatacatataatttcataaaatttcacTAGTTCGTGATAGTATTAGCTAATTATCCTTTTAATGTAATTCTTTCATGTGATATAACTCAATCCAACTCTTCACatccattattatttttttttacaaaatataaacgaATGAGTTAAGTTTtacatttcaaaaagttttaaaatctcTGAACTTATAGAATTTGAAATCATGTTAtctaaacatataaataaaattataatttcaaattaggTAGCtcgaaatatataaatttgttagGTTAGTCAATTCACTATAAAGTGAAAAAAGAGTAACCATTCAACGCAACGTGTGGAGTGGGAAAGGAAAAAGGGAAGAGTTTACCGTTCAAAATGGTTCTCCCAAATTTAGTTCGAGGCCTATAAATATATCTCAAAGAGCCTCGCGAGCTCTTCACATTACCATTCCCTCCCTTTTTGTGTCTTCACAAATCCACCATTCTTCTACCTTTGGTAAGCTTCAGATCTTGATTTCTCTTTTCCCGATCTACGCTTTTTTATTCATCTCCTCAATTTCATACATTGCATTCTTCAATTTACTGCATTTTCTTTGCTCCGATCTGACCCCAATTTTATCTCTTTGTTTTGGAATTCTTGagatttgattttgtatttgGGAGCTAGTTTTGATTTTATCTGATTAGGAATTTGTTTATGGTTGAACAGATCTTATTTGGATTTCGTAAAAGTTTCTATAATTTGCTTATCCTTTTCAATTTCAGTAGCTGAGATGTCTTCAAATTGCGTAGCAGCTCAAGTAATTCGGTAAGCAGTTTTTCTCTGTGGATTTAATGCATACATGTCTATCTAATTGCCTTTGGAAATTACAATATGCATTGAGTTTATCTAATCTGATTGCAACTCTATTTTATTGTTTCGTCCATTTTATTTCTGGGATTACTTGAGATTGAGATTATGGTGAATCATGGGTCCATCTCGGTTGGACTCACCTACTTGGCTTAGGTTTTGTTTCAGTGCCAAATTGAATGACTTGCTGCAGTTTGGAGATTGAAAAAGGAAACACCAGAtggtttattattattacatttttgATTATACGATAGTTCAATTGTATTAATAGTTAATAAGTATGCGAATAGAGGGAAATGTGATTAAGTAGTAATATTGTAGCGCATTTTGATCTTTCGTAGATAGAAACTCTGATTTTATGGCAAGCAATATAGCAATTGCAATGTGCCTAAAAGAAAGAATAAGTGTTTGATTAAATTGAGTCATAGGAAGTCTCAATAAACTTTTCGGAGGATAGAAAAAAGAAGATCCCATTTGCTTTTGCTGCATCACATCTTTAATATTTTGTCCATTTATTCATCTCTGTGAGACAGAAAATTGATTTAGACTCTTAATTTCAAATGAGAACCGATATGTAGTGGTTTTGTGTTGGAGCATTGTTGATTTAAACAAAGCAATTAAAATATCACCATGTCTCATGTGGCGTGCTGGATATGTATGATTGCCAATCCTAGTTCTTTTTAAACTCAGTGTTGTAAAAAGCCTCGCTCTAAGCTTTGAAGTGAAGCCAGGTATGGGTCTTGCGCTTCAGATGGCTCCTTCTCTTCTGCAATATCCCTACTGCTAGCGActtcttttttcctctttctctTCTCTGTTTCAatatctcttttttctttctcgcTCATCTCCATTGAATGTTTAGCACCACATCTTGTTACACATTTGACTAATaagttcttttccttttcttgatTAATTTCTTTAGTTACGGTAATATTAAAGACCTTTAAATCCGtaaataatcataattgaaaCATACTCCTAAATAAGGATGAATTCCTGGTCACTAGCTCCATTCATTCCATAATTTCAAGGGAACTAATGATCCTCATTGTAATTATTCTGAGTTGCTTGGTGGGTTTTTTGGGGAAATCACTTAATTATAGTGGCAGTTCCCATGCACTAACATCTCTGTTTTGGGTGTTTTGGCAATTGTTGGGACAGGTATAATTCTTACTCAGAGTGACACCTTGGACCTTCTTAGATATCGTGATGCTGGAAGATAAAGGTTGGGAAGATCCTCGTTCCGTTAATAGCCCTAGGAGGATCTTGAGTTTTTCCAAGAATAGGAAGGCCACTGTGTTCTTTCCAGACCCAGACGACAGAGATTCAGGTTTTGGTGTTTCTGGAGATCAGGGACCCAAGACTTCTGAAGTTTACGGATTTGTTGGCTCCATTACTACTGTTGTTGCTACAGGTCTACCCATCCTCATCTTTAAGAAGCTTAGTCTGTTACTTAGAACATATCCCTATGTTTGAATATTCAATGTTTTCTTCTGATGTCATAGTTTTGGAATATAGTTGAATTGTTAGTATTATAATGTGATGTGATTTTCTTCCTTGGTAATGCTCATCATGGCATGAAAGTTACTTATTCTTATCTTTTGGTTAGACTCCTTGGCCTTCCTGGAAATGCTTGTGCCCAGGCATCACCAGTATCCGTATATAGGGCAGAGTATGCTAATTGATTTTTCTTGGGAGTTGAAATGACAAGGCTGTTGAAATCTCTGTATATATTACTCTGCAAATATTGAAAACAGATGCAAATACTAATTTTTGTTGTCTGTAAGATGCTGTCTGTTGTTAAGTATTGAGCTCTCATATTTTGTATGTATAGCTGCTTTGTTTAACCTAGTTTCACTGGTATTCCAGTGGTCACAACATTCATTTGTTTTCATGCATACGGAAGTCTGATTGGTTTCTATTATTTTCGATGAGCAGTTCTTTTTCTGGTGTGGGCATATCTTCCCGAACATTGGTTGCACTCTTTGGGAATTGTTTACTATCCAAGCAGGTAAAGAAGATGTACTTGCAGGCTTGTGtcatatttacataaaagatcCTTTTTAAATTAGGAGATATTATGAATTTCGTAGTATCATAGTTTCAAATTCACTTAGCTGGTTTGTCTGACACCAGAGCCAGAAGCTGGTTAGTGTATTCCAGCCTAAGTTGGGCTTAGTTTATTCCAGTTTCTGGATCTATAATGGCATTTGGTTGTTTTGAACAAACGTCTTGAGAATAGAATCCACagattttaaattgataaacCCTTTAGTTGCATTTCAGAAATTGATATATTGGTCCTACACTTCAGAAATTACAAGTGCATGAAAGCAACTTAAAGCATTTGCAGAATGCACAAGATGAAAAGAATTTTCTTGGCAGAACTTAGCTGGTCACATACTAATTGTCACAAGATATATTCAACATCCTGTTaaattgttcttcttttttatcaGGTACTGGGCATTAGCTGCGCCAGCTTATGCGATGATGACTATAGCACTAGCTGTAGGATTTTACATTGGTCTCAACTTCTTGGCTACCCCTCCTCCAACTTCTTTCAGCATGATATATGGTAATTGTTACTTAGACTTTCTGGGAATGAGAGTAGAAAGGATTTTCCTAGCATCTCTGTCTCGACTCTTGATGCATGCAAAACCCAAATTTAGCATTGTTTGTTGAGAACACAATATGAGTAGTTGTTTTTACATAATCATGGGATTGAGCACGTAA is part of the Solanum lycopersicum chromosome 1, SLM_r2.1 genome and harbors:
- the LOC101246235 gene encoding phosphatidylinositol N-acetylglucosaminyltransferase subunit P; the encoded protein is MLEDKGWEDPRSVNSPRRILSFSKNRKATVFFPDPDDRDSGFGVSGDQGPKTSEVYGFVGSITTVVATVLFLVWAYLPEHWLHSLGIVYYPSRYWALAAPAYAMMTIALAVGFYIGLNFLATPPPTSFSMIYDEFTREPLRNGPSIDNDEQPIEPISDIQIDQINDLMFNP